Proteins co-encoded in one Epinephelus moara isolate mb chromosome 11, YSFRI_EMoa_1.0, whole genome shotgun sequence genomic window:
- the arhgap12b gene encoding rho GTPase-activating protein 12b isoform X10 has product MFSYLRTPHYITTSPTGQGRSDSPVYTNLQELKISQSSLPPVPSSSPLHILGDWETHKDLSGRHFYYNRATGERTWKPPRTRDASGSTSSFRADSQGTLESEPLSSEENCHSTHSSQSDSQYGSPPRGWSEELDEHGHTLYVSEYTQEKWIKHVDEQGRPYYYSADGSRSEWELPKYNISPQSGEVPKSRSLERKQQDPIVLTKWRHSTYVLDLNDKFSFKLWRFTSDSHKRRFRLSLYRDKECAPAPKQSSPDSDSCPSSPKHPSTPSEKCGVLNVTKITENGKKVRKNWNSSWTVLQGSSLLFAKGQGGSTSWSYYRSGSIPELLLTLLSNWKRSVKPRPAVSYVNCRPVQAAAKFGSNQSKPEFTVDLRGGSVDWASKDKSSKKHVIELKTRQGTELLIQSEIDSVINDWYRALTETINNHAWESDEAIEEDMPESPGAEKQDKEKDHRDSKKNRAMKTSVSMDSSDQKKTRLKLKKFLTRRPTYQAVRDKGYIKDQVFGCSLTSLCQRENTSVPNFVTMCIEHVENTGLNIDGLYRVSGNLAVIQKLRFAVNHDEKVDLNDSKWEDIHVTTGALKMFFRELPEPLFTYGSFDDFVEAIKCSDYKQRVNSIKDLIKKLPKPNHDTMQVLFKHLRRVIDHGEANRMTTQSVAIVFGPTLLRPETETGNIAVHMVYQNQIVELILLEYESVFGR; this is encoded by the exons ACAACATCACCTACAGGTCAGGGTCGATCCGACTCGCCGGTGTACACCAACCTCCAGGAGCTGAAGATCTCTCAGTCCAGCCTGCCACCCGTCCCCTCCAGCTCCCCCCTCCACATCCTGGGCGACTGGGAGACCCACAAAGACCTGAGCGGGAGGCATTTCTACTACAACCGTGCCACCGGAGAGCGGACCTGGAAGCCACCGCGCACCAGGGACGCCAGCGGCAGCACCAGCAGTTTCCGAGCAGACAGCCAGGGCACACTGGAGAGTGAG CCACTGTCCTCAGAGGAAAACTGTCACAGCACCCACTCCAGTCAGTCTGACAGCCAGTACGGCTCGCCCCCTAGAGGCTGGTCTGAGGAGCTGGATGAACATGGACACACACTCTACGTCTCTGAATACACACAGGAGAAG TGGATAAAGCATGTGGATGAACAGGGCCGGCCCTACTACTACAGCGCTGATGGATCCAGATCAGAATGGGAACTGCCCAAG TACAACATCTCCCCTCAGTCCGGTGAGGTTCCCAAGAGCCGCAGTCTGGAGAGGAAGCAGCAGGATCCCATCGTCCTCACCAAGTGGAGACACAGCACCTACGTCTTAGACCTCAACGACAAG TTCTCTTTCAAACTCTGGCGCTTCACTTCCGACTCGCACAAGAGGAGATTTCGTCTCTCTCTTTACCGTGATAAA GAGTGTGCTCCGGCGCCCAAGCAGAGCTCTCCAGACTCTGACTCCTGCCCCTCATCTCCTAAGCACCCCTCGACC CCCTCAGAGAAGTGCGGAGTCCTCAATGTCACCAAGATCACAGAGAATGGAAAGAAAGTCAG GAAGAACTGGAACTCCTCGTGGACCGTGCTGCAAGGTTCCTCCCTGCTCTTTGCAAAGGGTCAGGGCGGCAGCACCAGCTGG TCTTACTACCGCAGCGGCTCCATCCCTGAGCTGCTCCTCACTCTCCTTAGCAACTGGAAGCGCTCAGTCAAGCCCCGCCCTGCTGTCTCCTATGTGAACTGTAGGCCTGTGCAGGCTGCCGCT AAGTTTGGGAGCAACCAGTCGAAGCCGGAGTTCACCGTCGATCTGCGAGGGGGGTCGGTGGATTGGGCCTCTAAGGACAAGTCGAGCAAGAAACACGTCATCGAG CTGAAGACTCGTCAAGGGACGGAGCTGCTGATCCAGTCAGAGATCGACAGCGTCATCAACGACTGGTACCGGGCCCTCACGGAGACCATCAACAACCAT GCCTGGGAGTCAGATGAGGCCATTGAGGAGGACATGCCTGAGTCTCCAGGAGCTGAGAAACAGGACAAAGAGAAAGACCACCGAGACTCCAAGAAGAACAGAG CGATGAAGACCTCTGTGAGCATGGACTCGTCAGACCAGAAGAAAACCAGGTTGAAGCTCAAGAAGTTCCTGACACGTCGACCCACCTACCAGGCAGTCCGAGACAAGGGCTACATCAAAG ATCAGGTGTTTGGCTGCAGCCTGACCAGCCTGTGCCAGCGGGAGAACACATCAGTCCCCAACTTTGTCACGATGTGTATCGAGCATGTGGAGAACACAG gtCTCAATATTGACGGCTTGTACAGAGTGAGCGGGAACCTGGCAGTGATCCAGAAGCTGCGCTTTGCTGTAAATCATG ACGAGAAGGTGGATCTGAATGACAGCAAGTGGGAGGACATCCATGTCACCACTGGAGCTCTCAAGATGTTCTTCCGGGAGCTTCCCGAGCCTCTCTTCACATACGGATCCTTCGACGACTTTGTTGAAGCCATCA AATGCTCCGACTACAAGCAGCGAGTGAATTCAATCAAAGATTTAATAAAGAAGttgccaaaacccaaccacgACACAATGCAAGTCCTCTTCAAACACCTGCGGAG GGTGATTGACCACGGGGAGGCCAACCGCATGACCACCCAGAGCGTGGCCATCGTGTTCGGACCCACGCTGCTCCGGCCCGAGACCGAGACGGGCAACATCGCGGTCCACATGGTCTACCAGAACCAGATAGTGGAGCTCATACTGCTCGAGTATGAAAGCGTCTTCGGCAGGTAG
- the arhgap12b gene encoding rho GTPase-activating protein 12b isoform X9, translating into MRRAFSVFRGYRRAGEDDDEVFVCSPGYKTTSPTGQGRSDSPVYTNLQELKISQSSLPPVPSSSPLHILGDWETHKDLSGRHFYYNRATGERTWKPPRTRDASGSTSSFRADSQGTLESEPLSSEENCHSTHSSQSDSQYGSPPRGWSEELDEHGHTLYVSEYTQEKWIKHVDEQGRPYYYSADGSRSEWELPKYNISPQSGEVPKSRSLERKQQDPIVLTKWRHSTYVLDLNDKFSFKLWRFTSDSHKRRFRLSLYRDKECAPAPKQSSPDSDSCPSSPKHPSTPSEKCGVLNVTKITENGKKVRKNWNSSWTVLQGSSLLFAKGQGGSTSWSYYRSGSIPELLLTLLSNWKRSVKPRPAVSYVNCRPVQAAAKFGSNQSKPEFTVDLRGGSVDWASKDKSSKKHVIELKTRQGTELLIQSEIDSVINDWYRALTETINNHAWESDEAIEEDMPESPGAEKQDKEKDHRDSKKNRAMKTSVSMDSSDQKKTRLKLKKFLTRRPTYQAVRDKGYIKDQVFGCSLTSLCQRENTSVPNFVTMCIEHVENTGLNIDGLYRVSGNLAVIQKLRFAVNHDEKVDLNDSKWEDIHVTTGALKMFFRELPEPLFTYGSFDDFVEAIKCSDYKQRVNSIKDLIKKLPKPNHDTMQVLFKHLRRVIDHGEANRMTTQSVAIVFGPTLLRPETETGNIAVHMVYQNQIVELILLEYESVFGR; encoded by the exons ACAACATCACCTACAGGTCAGGGTCGATCCGACTCGCCGGTGTACACCAACCTCCAGGAGCTGAAGATCTCTCAGTCCAGCCTGCCACCCGTCCCCTCCAGCTCCCCCCTCCACATCCTGGGCGACTGGGAGACCCACAAAGACCTGAGCGGGAGGCATTTCTACTACAACCGTGCCACCGGAGAGCGGACCTGGAAGCCACCGCGCACCAGGGACGCCAGCGGCAGCACCAGCAGTTTCCGAGCAGACAGCCAGGGCACACTGGAGAGTGAG CCACTGTCCTCAGAGGAAAACTGTCACAGCACCCACTCCAGTCAGTCTGACAGCCAGTACGGCTCGCCCCCTAGAGGCTGGTCTGAGGAGCTGGATGAACATGGACACACACTCTACGTCTCTGAATACACACAGGAGAAG TGGATAAAGCATGTGGATGAACAGGGCCGGCCCTACTACTACAGCGCTGATGGATCCAGATCAGAATGGGAACTGCCCAAG TACAACATCTCCCCTCAGTCCGGTGAGGTTCCCAAGAGCCGCAGTCTGGAGAGGAAGCAGCAGGATCCCATCGTCCTCACCAAGTGGAGACACAGCACCTACGTCTTAGACCTCAACGACAAG TTCTCTTTCAAACTCTGGCGCTTCACTTCCGACTCGCACAAGAGGAGATTTCGTCTCTCTCTTTACCGTGATAAA GAGTGTGCTCCGGCGCCCAAGCAGAGCTCTCCAGACTCTGACTCCTGCCCCTCATCTCCTAAGCACCCCTCGACC CCCTCAGAGAAGTGCGGAGTCCTCAATGTCACCAAGATCACAGAGAATGGAAAGAAAGTCAG GAAGAACTGGAACTCCTCGTGGACCGTGCTGCAAGGTTCCTCCCTGCTCTTTGCAAAGGGTCAGGGCGGCAGCACCAGCTGG TCTTACTACCGCAGCGGCTCCATCCCTGAGCTGCTCCTCACTCTCCTTAGCAACTGGAAGCGCTCAGTCAAGCCCCGCCCTGCTGTCTCCTATGTGAACTGTAGGCCTGTGCAGGCTGCCGCT AAGTTTGGGAGCAACCAGTCGAAGCCGGAGTTCACCGTCGATCTGCGAGGGGGGTCGGTGGATTGGGCCTCTAAGGACAAGTCGAGCAAGAAACACGTCATCGAG CTGAAGACTCGTCAAGGGACGGAGCTGCTGATCCAGTCAGAGATCGACAGCGTCATCAACGACTGGTACCGGGCCCTCACGGAGACCATCAACAACCAT GCCTGGGAGTCAGATGAGGCCATTGAGGAGGACATGCCTGAGTCTCCAGGAGCTGAGAAACAGGACAAAGAGAAAGACCACCGAGACTCCAAGAAGAACAGAG CGATGAAGACCTCTGTGAGCATGGACTCGTCAGACCAGAAGAAAACCAGGTTGAAGCTCAAGAAGTTCCTGACACGTCGACCCACCTACCAGGCAGTCCGAGACAAGGGCTACATCAAAG ATCAGGTGTTTGGCTGCAGCCTGACCAGCCTGTGCCAGCGGGAGAACACATCAGTCCCCAACTTTGTCACGATGTGTATCGAGCATGTGGAGAACACAG gtCTCAATATTGACGGCTTGTACAGAGTGAGCGGGAACCTGGCAGTGATCCAGAAGCTGCGCTTTGCTGTAAATCATG ACGAGAAGGTGGATCTGAATGACAGCAAGTGGGAGGACATCCATGTCACCACTGGAGCTCTCAAGATGTTCTTCCGGGAGCTTCCCGAGCCTCTCTTCACATACGGATCCTTCGACGACTTTGTTGAAGCCATCA AATGCTCCGACTACAAGCAGCGAGTGAATTCAATCAAAGATTTAATAAAGAAGttgccaaaacccaaccacgACACAATGCAAGTCCTCTTCAAACACCTGCGGAG GGTGATTGACCACGGGGAGGCCAACCGCATGACCACCCAGAGCGTGGCCATCGTGTTCGGACCCACGCTGCTCCGGCCCGAGACCGAGACGGGCAACATCGCGGTCCACATGGTCTACCAGAACCAGATAGTGGAGCTCATACTGCTCGAGTATGAAAGCGTCTTCGGCAGGTAG